A single genomic interval of Thermococcus sp. harbors:
- the rpsB gene encoding 30S ribosomal protein S2, with amino-acid sequence MEEYLVPLDQYLAAGVHIGTQQKTQDMKKFIYRVRQDGLYVLDVRKTDERLRVAGKFLARFDPESILAVSVRLYGQKPVKKFGEVTGARAIPGRFLPGTMTNPQVKNFFEPDVLIVTDPRADHQAMKEAVEIGIPIVALVDTENFLSYVDLAIPTNNKGRKALALIYWILAREILYNRKEIESREDFKIPVEDFEMRIIRT; translated from the coding sequence ATGGAGGAATATCTCGTTCCGCTTGACCAGTACCTCGCTGCGGGCGTCCACATCGGAACCCAGCAGAAGACGCAGGACATGAAGAAGTTCATCTACAGGGTTAGGCAAGACGGTCTCTACGTCCTTGACGTCAGGAAGACGGACGAAAGACTTAGGGTCGCTGGTAAGTTCCTTGCAAGGTTTGACCCGGAGAGCATTCTCGCTGTGAGCGTTAGGCTCTACGGTCAGAAGCCCGTTAAGAAGTTCGGTGAGGTTACCGGTGCCAGGGCAATCCCCGGCCGTTTCCTCCCGGGAACGATGACGAACCCCCAGGTCAAGAACTTCTTTGAGCCCGACGTGCTCATCGTCACCGACCCAAGGGCCGACCACCAAGCTATGAAAGAGGCGGTTGAGATCGGCATCCCAATAGTTGCGCTTGTCGACACCGAGAACTTCCTCAGCTACGTTGATCTCGCTATTCCAACCAACAACAAGGGAAGAAAAGCTTTGGCTCTCATCTACTGGATCCTCGCGAGGGAGATACTCTATAACAGAAAGGAGATTGAGAGCAGGGAGGACTTTAAGATACCCGTTGAGGACTTCGAGATGAGGATTATACGAACCTGA
- a CDS encoding DNA-directed RNA polymerase subunit K produces MFKYTRFEKARIIGARALQIAMGAPVLIDVPEGATPLEAALLEFEKGIIPITVIRPS; encoded by the coding sequence GTGTTTAAGTACACCCGCTTTGAAAAGGCCCGCATCATCGGAGCAAGGGCCCTGCAGATAGCTATGGGAGCTCCCGTGCTCATAGACGTCCCCGAGGGGGCAACGCCACTGGAGGCTGCCCTGCTTGAGTTTGAGAAGGGTATCATACCAATCACTGTGATAAGGCCGAGCTGA
- a CDS encoding DNA-directed RNA polymerase subunit N, protein MIVPVRCFTCGRVLADKYYEFKKRVEAGEDPGKVLDDLGVERYCCRRTLLSHVELIDQVMVYKVY, encoded by the coding sequence ATGATAGTTCCCGTCAGGTGCTTTACCTGCGGAAGGGTGCTGGCAGATAAGTATTATGAGTTCAAGAAGAGGGTTGAGGCCGGGGAAGACCCGGGCAAGGTGCTCGACGACCTCGGGGTTGAGAGGTACTGCTGCAGGAGAACCCTCCTCAGCCACGTCGAGCTCATCGACCAGGTAATGGTTTACAAGGTGTACTAA
- a CDS encoding 30S ribosomal protein S9: protein MKVIQTAGKRKTAIARATIREGKGRVRINHKPVEIIEPEIARFTIMEPLILAGEEIVSKVDIDVKVEGGGFMGQAEAARVAIARALVEWTNDMNLKEKFMKYDRTMLVGDSRRTEPHKPNRSTKGPRAKRQKSYR, encoded by the coding sequence ATGAAGGTCATCCAGACTGCTGGAAAGAGGAAGACCGCCATAGCGAGGGCGACCATAAGGGAAGGGAAGGGTCGCGTTAGGATCAACCACAAGCCGGTCGAGATTATCGAGCCGGAGATAGCGCGATTCACCATTATGGAGCCCCTCATTCTGGCAGGGGAAGAGATTGTGAGCAAGGTTGACATTGACGTCAAGGTTGAGGGCGGGGGTTTCATGGGACAGGCCGAGGCAGCGCGCGTCGCCATAGCGAGGGCTTTGGTTGAGTGGACGAATGACATGAACCTCAAGGAAAAGTTTATGAAGTACGACAGAACCATGCTCGTTGGGGACAGCAGGAGAACCGAGCCCCACAAGCCCAACCGCTCAACCAAGGGTCCGAGGGCCAAGAGGCAGAAGTCCTACCGCTGA
- the rplM gene encoding 50S ribosomal protein L13, whose protein sequence is MRIINAEGLILGRLASKVAKMLLEGEEVIIVNAEKAIITGNREDIFAKYKQRTELRTRTNPRRGPFYPKRSDEIVRRTIRGMLPWKTDRGRKAFKRLRVYAGIPKEFEGKELETISEAHMSRLATPKYVTVGEVARFLGGKF, encoded by the coding sequence ATGAGGATTATTAACGCTGAAGGACTTATCCTTGGAAGGCTCGCCTCGAAGGTTGCCAAGATGCTCCTCGAAGGCGAGGAGGTTATCATAGTCAACGCCGAGAAGGCCATCATCACAGGAAACCGTGAGGACATCTTCGCCAAGTACAAGCAGAGAACCGAGCTCAGAACCAGAACCAACCCGAGAAGAGGCCCCTTCTACCCGAAGAGGAGCGATGAGATCGTCAGGAGAACCATCAGGGGAATGCTCCCGTGGAAGACCGACCGGGGAAGGAAGGCCTTCAAGAGGCTCAGGGTCTACGCTGGAATTCCGAAGGAGTTCGAGGGCAAGGAGCTTGAGACCATAAGCGAGGCCCACATGTCGAGGCTCGCAACCCCGAAGTACGTTACAGTTGGTGAGGTTGCCAGGTTCCTCGGTGGAAAGTTCTGA
- a CDS encoding 50S ribosomal protein L18e, giving the protein MVKRTGPTDINLRRLIRSLRKKSNEEGVKIWKDLAWRLERPRRQRAEVNVSKINRYTKEGDTVVVPGSVLGAGKLEHRVIVAAWKFSETARRKIVEAGGEAITIEELMERNPKGSGVIIME; this is encoded by the coding sequence ATGGTTAAGAGAACCGGTCCAACCGACATCAACCTGAGGAGGCTCATTCGCTCCCTCAGAAAGAAGTCGAACGAGGAAGGAGTTAAGATATGGAAGGACCTAGCCTGGCGCCTTGAGAGGCCCAGAAGGCAGAGGGCAGAGGTAAACGTCAGCAAGATAAACCGCTACACCAAGGAAGGCGATACCGTCGTTGTCCCGGGAAGCGTTCTTGGAGCGGGAAAGCTTGAGCACAGGGTAATCGTTGCCGCATGGAAGTTCAGCGAGACTGCAAGGAGGAAGATAGTTGAGGCAGGCGGAGAGGCCATCACGATAGAGGAGCTTATGGAGAGAAACCCCAAGGGTAGTGGAGTAATCATAATGGAGTGA